A region from the Rufibacter sp. DG15C genome encodes:
- a CDS encoding metallophosphoesterase gives MARYAISDIHGCLATFKAMVEQVLKLEPNDHLYLLGDYINKGPDSKGVLDYILHLQRSGFQLTCLRGNHDQLLLDAIDKGVHTVWLTPEEQQATLQNFGVERFEDIPVGYIQFIRSMSLLVVLDDYILIHAGLDFSQANLLATDSYTLLNIKRFQPSVRKLGKRILIHGHLPVSMASIEKAVQQNRISVNLDAGCVYYKNAELGWLCGYDLDKRQLLWQRNIEDEYAIKVKE, from the coding sequence ATGGCCCGTTACGCTATTTCTGACATACACGGTTGTTTGGCCACCTTCAAGGCCATGGTGGAGCAAGTGCTTAAACTTGAACCTAATGACCATCTCTATCTTTTAGGGGACTACATCAACAAAGGGCCAGACAGCAAAGGCGTTTTAGATTATATTCTGCACTTACAACGCTCCGGCTTTCAACTCACCTGCCTGCGCGGCAACCATGACCAGTTGCTGCTAGATGCCATAGATAAAGGAGTCCATACCGTTTGGCTAACCCCTGAAGAACAGCAAGCCACCTTGCAAAATTTTGGAGTTGAGCGTTTTGAGGATATACCTGTGGGTTATATCCAATTTATCAGGTCTATGTCCCTGTTGGTTGTACTAGACGATTATATCTTAATACACGCCGGGCTGGACTTCTCTCAAGCCAATCTCTTAGCCACTGATTCTTACACGCTTTTGAATATCAAGCGCTTTCAGCCCTCTGTAAGAAAACTGGGAAAAAGGATTTTGATTCATGGTCACCTGCCGGTGTCTATGGCCAGCATAGAGAAGGCTGTTCAGCAAAACAGGATAAGCGTGAACCTGGATGCCGGTTGTGTTTACTATAAGAACGCTGAATTGGGCTGGTTGTGCGGCTATGATTTAGATAAGCGACAGTTGTTATGGCAGAGGAATATAGAAGATGAATATGCAATTAAAGTAAAAGAATAG
- a CDS encoding SDR family oxidoreductase, protein MADKNPKKVPDQHQSKQPGLEHKMTPEPIVIRDNYKGSDKLKGKKALITGGDSGIGRAVAVHFAREGADVAIVYLDENQDAKDTQQMVEKEGRKCVLIKGDLRDEKFCKDAVKRTVKELGGLNILVNNAAEQHEKEDLREITAQQLENTFKTNIFSFFYVTQAALDHLQKGDSVINTTSITSYRGSDHLIDYSATKGAITTFTRSLSQNLAKEGIRVNAVAPGPIWTPLIPATLEEVGDFGKDQPMGRLGQPSEVAPAYVFLASEDGSYITGQVIHINGGEMING, encoded by the coding sequence ATGGCAGATAAGAATCCTAAGAAAGTGCCCGACCAGCACCAAAGCAAACAGCCAGGCTTGGAGCATAAAATGACACCTGAGCCTATTGTGATCAGAGACAACTACAAAGGCAGTGACAAGCTCAAAGGTAAAAAGGCTCTCATCACTGGCGGTGACAGCGGCATAGGCCGCGCGGTGGCCGTTCATTTTGCCCGCGAAGGCGCCGATGTAGCCATTGTGTACCTAGATGAGAACCAAGACGCTAAGGACACCCAGCAGATGGTGGAGAAGGAAGGCCGCAAATGCGTGCTCATCAAAGGCGACCTGCGAGATGAGAAATTCTGCAAAGACGCCGTGAAACGTACCGTGAAAGAACTGGGCGGGCTGAACATCCTGGTCAACAACGCCGCCGAGCAGCATGAGAAAGAAGACCTTCGCGAAATCACCGCGCAGCAGCTGGAGAATACCTTCAAGACCAACATCTTCTCTTTTTTCTATGTGACCCAGGCCGCTTTAGACCATCTGCAGAAGGGCGATTCTGTCATCAATACCACTTCTATCACGTCGTACCGCGGCTCTGACCATCTCATTGACTACTCGGCTACCAAAGGCGCCATTACCACGTTTACGCGGTCCCTCTCCCAGAACCTGGCCAAGGAAGGCATCAGGGTGAACGCCGTAGCTCCTGGGCCCATTTGGACGCCGCTCATTCCGGCCACGCTGGAAGAGGTAGGAGATTTTGGCAAGGACCAGCCTATGGGCCGACTGGGTCAGCCCTCAGAGGTGGCGCCCGCCTATGTGTTTTTGGCCTCTGAGGATGGTTCTTATATCACAGGTCAAGTCATTCACATCAACGGCGGTGAGATGATAAACGGGTAA
- a CDS encoding 4a-hydroxytetrahydrobiopterin dehydratase encodes MWKEEDNSLKKSFTFKDFKEAFVFMSEVAEAAEHLNHHPWWSNVYNKVNIELTTHDAGNTVTEKDWELAKQIDEIAKTLGQ; translated from the coding sequence ATGTGGAAAGAAGAAGACAATAGCTTGAAAAAGAGCTTCACGTTCAAGGATTTCAAAGAGGCCTTCGTGTTTATGAGTGAAGTAGCAGAGGCCGCCGAACACCTCAACCACCACCCCTGGTGGAGCAACGTCTACAATAAAGTGAACATTGAACTGACCACCCATGACGCCGGCAACACTGTCACCGAAAAAGACTGGGAACTGGCCAAGCAGATTGACGAGATAGCCAAGACCTTAGGGCAATAA
- the rsmI gene encoding 16S rRNA (cytidine(1402)-2'-O)-methyltransferase, which produces MAQPQEETVLYLVPTPIGNLEDITLRAIRVLKEVDVILAEDTRTSGKLLNHLGIEKRMHSHHLHNEHKAVAHLVERLKKGEKMALISDAGTPGISDPGFLLVRACVQEGIKLECLPGATAFVPALVKSGFSTDRFTFEGFLPVKKGRQTRLQSLALEERTMIFYESPHRVLKTLEQFKEVFGPDRQASVSREISKMFEETLNGTLAELAEIFTTKAIKGEFVVVVDGFSKK; this is translated from the coding sequence ATGGCTCAGCCCCAAGAAGAAACCGTTTTATATTTAGTGCCCACACCTATTGGCAATCTGGAGGACATCACCCTGCGCGCCATCAGAGTGCTCAAGGAAGTGGATGTGATCCTAGCTGAAGACACCCGCACCAGTGGTAAGCTGCTCAACCACTTAGGAATTGAGAAGCGCATGCACAGCCACCACCTGCACAATGAGCACAAAGCCGTGGCGCACTTGGTAGAACGTCTCAAGAAAGGCGAAAAAATGGCTCTGATCTCAGATGCGGGCACACCCGGTATCTCAGACCCTGGTTTTTTATTGGTACGCGCCTGCGTGCAGGAAGGCATTAAGCTGGAATGTCTGCCTGGGGCCACTGCCTTTGTGCCGGCCTTGGTAAAATCGGGTTTCAGTACGGATAGGTTTACGTTTGAAGGTTTTTTGCCGGTAAAGAAAGGCCGCCAGACCCGCCTGCAAAGCTTGGCCCTAGAAGAGCGTACCATGATTTTCTACGAATCGCCGCACCGGGTGCTTAAAACTTTGGAGCAGTTCAAAGAAGTGTTCGGGCCCGACAGACAGGCCTCCGTCTCCAGAGAAATCTCTAAGATGTTTGAAGAGACCTTGAACGGCACGCTGGCTGAGCTGGCGGAAATCTTCACGACCAAGGCCATCAAAGGTGAGTTTGTGGTGGTAGTAGACGGTTTTAGTAAAAAATAA
- a CDS encoding DUF4105 domain-containing protein, with translation MMSSFIKKIAALCLLLAFGGSAKALPLSPQAQISLITVSPGAELYSMYGHSAIRIVDPANGMDYAFNYGTFNFNTPNFYVKFVRGKLMYQLAPGYFSELKDRNIEDNRSVYEQVLNLTPAQKQRVMDFLETNYEPQNREYLYDFLKDNCATRIRDVFKKTLGDSLQYPSDIPGTPSTFRRMVGIYQTPHPWVDLGVDLAMGLPSDEKTGVWEAMFLPDYLLASFAKAKLQTPTGAVAFAGPVIKHYEATAVPANDSLVTPMVVFWTLFVLVTIITFLQFRNKKAGRGLDVVLFSLTGFFGFVVLFLWFGTDHQSFAGNLNLLWAFPVHLITGLLLLQKNPPSWLKPYFLVTGIVMVVLVLAWKFLPQEYHPSLLPLVLTLALRAIYIWRTLR, from the coding sequence ATGATGTCCTCTTTCATTAAGAAAATTGCCGCTTTGTGTTTGTTGCTGGCATTTGGCGGTTCTGCCAAGGCCTTACCCTTGTCTCCCCAGGCTCAAATCAGCTTGATCACTGTTTCGCCGGGCGCCGAGCTGTACTCCATGTATGGCCACAGTGCCATTAGGATAGTGGACCCAGCCAACGGCATGGACTATGCCTTCAACTACGGCACCTTCAATTTCAACACGCCCAATTTCTACGTGAAGTTTGTGCGCGGCAAGCTGATGTACCAGCTGGCACCCGGCTATTTCTCAGAACTGAAAGACCGCAACATAGAAGACAACCGCTCTGTCTACGAGCAAGTCTTGAACCTTACCCCGGCGCAGAAACAGCGCGTCATGGACTTCCTAGAAACCAACTATGAGCCTCAGAACCGTGAGTACCTCTATGATTTCCTGAAGGACAACTGCGCCACCCGCATCCGGGACGTTTTCAAAAAGACATTGGGTGATTCTCTGCAATACCCTTCAGACATACCTGGCACGCCCAGCACCTTTAGACGCATGGTAGGCATTTACCAGACGCCGCACCCGTGGGTGGACCTGGGCGTGGACCTGGCCATGGGTTTGCCCTCAGATGAGAAAACCGGTGTTTGGGAAGCCATGTTCCTGCCAGACTACTTGCTGGCCAGCTTCGCGAAAGCCAAGTTGCAAACGCCTACAGGTGCTGTAGCCTTTGCGGGACCGGTCATCAAGCATTATGAAGCCACTGCGGTACCTGCTAATGATTCTCTGGTGACACCAATGGTGGTCTTCTGGACCTTGTTTGTACTAGTGACCATCATCACGTTCCTGCAATTCAGAAACAAAAAGGCGGGCCGAGGTTTGGATGTAGTACTGTTCTCCCTAACCGGCTTTTTTGGATTTGTAGTGCTGTTCCTGTGGTTTGGCACCGACCATCAGTCCTTTGCCGGCAACCTGAATCTGCTGTGGGCTTTCCCGGTGCACCTGATTACGGGCCTGCTGTTGTTGCAAAAGAATCCTCCATCTTGGCTCAAACCTTATTTCTTGGTGACGGGCATAGTTATGGTAGTACTGGTTCTGGCTTGGAAGTTTTTGCCACAGGAATATCATCCATCCTTGTTGCCGCTCGTATTGACCTTAGCACTTAGAGCCATCTATATCTGGCGAACGCTACGGTAA
- a CDS encoding inositol monophosphatase family protein, with the protein MADLASLKEQVIALTAQVRTFIQAEAAQFDVSKMERKGHNDLVSYVDKQAEQQLVEGLQKLLPEAGFITEEGTNSVQKDEYNWIIDPLDGTTNFIHGLPVYSISVALLQHEELVLGVVHELNLDECFHAVKGGGAFCNQNRISVSKAGSLADSLIATGFPYHDFGRMNEYLQVLGKFMQQSHGVRRLGSAAVDLAYVAAGRFEGFFEFNLNPWDVAGGALIVQEAGGVVTDFKGENGYLFGRQICASNGQAIQQEMLALTEPIWR; encoded by the coding sequence ATGGCAGATTTAGCATCCCTCAAAGAACAAGTCATCGCGCTAACGGCCCAAGTAAGAACCTTTATACAGGCAGAGGCTGCGCAGTTTGATGTGTCTAAGATGGAGCGCAAAGGCCACAACGACCTGGTGTCTTACGTGGACAAACAAGCCGAACAACAACTGGTAGAAGGCCTGCAAAAACTGTTGCCAGAGGCTGGGTTCATCACCGAAGAAGGAACCAACTCGGTTCAGAAAGACGAATACAACTGGATTATTGACCCACTGGACGGTACCACCAACTTCATCCATGGCCTGCCGGTCTACTCCATCAGCGTGGCCCTGCTACAGCACGAGGAACTGGTTTTGGGCGTGGTGCATGAGCTCAACCTGGACGAGTGTTTCCATGCCGTGAAGGGCGGCGGCGCCTTCTGCAATCAAAACCGCATCTCCGTTTCCAAAGCGGGCTCTCTGGCAGACTCACTCATTGCCACGGGCTTTCCCTACCATGACTTCGGGAGAATGAATGAGTACCTACAGGTCTTGGGCAAGTTCATGCAACAGTCGCATGGCGTACGCCGACTTGGTTCTGCCGCCGTGGATTTGGCCTATGTGGCCGCTGGGCGCTTTGAAGGCTTCTTTGAATTCAACCTCAACCCCTGGGATGTAGCGGGCGGCGCCTTAATCGTGCAGGAGGCCGGCGGCGTAGTCACAGACTTCAAAGGCGAAAACGGTTATCTATTCGGGCGGCAGATTTGCGCCAGCAACGGCCAAGCCATCCAGCAGGAAATGCTAGCCTTGACGGAGCCTATCTGGAGATAG
- a CDS encoding mechanosensitive ion channel family protein, whose translation MTEINQAFQLLLAKLELWLRALVLMLPNLIIATLVLILTFFAAKVLRKTSDKLLIRFTHSSSLNNLVGTTVYVAIMTLGIFFTLSILKLDKTVTTLLAGAGIIGLALGFAFQDIAANFISGVIIAIRKPFVVGDVIETNEHFGTIERINLRTVDVRRQTGELVKIPNRKVFETSVINFSHYGIRRIDLKVGVSYAEDLERVQEVVKEAMTGIKGMIEGKEVEVVYTDFSPSSIDFLVRYWIHYKRQTDFVYAKSDAIIKIKKAFDEQKIEIPFPITTLNFGVKGGKDLSIQVKNGQSHSPETELKVNASEETPKEKGENG comes from the coding sequence GTGACCGAAATAAATCAAGCGTTTCAATTACTTCTGGCCAAACTAGAGCTGTGGCTGCGCGCTCTGGTGCTCATGCTGCCCAACCTCATCATTGCCACGCTGGTCTTGATCCTGACCTTCTTCGCGGCCAAGGTACTGCGCAAAACATCAGACAAGCTTCTCATCAGGTTCACGCACAGCAGTTCTTTGAACAACCTGGTGGGCACTACCGTCTATGTGGCCATCATGACGCTGGGCATCTTCTTCACGCTCAGTATCCTCAAGTTGGACAAGACGGTGACTACCTTATTGGCGGGTGCCGGTATCATCGGTTTGGCCTTGGGTTTCGCGTTCCAGGACATTGCCGCCAACTTCATATCAGGGGTAATCATTGCCATCAGAAAGCCTTTTGTGGTAGGGGACGTGATTGAAACCAATGAGCACTTTGGCACCATTGAGCGCATTAACCTGCGCACCGTAGACGTGCGTCGCCAGACCGGCGAGCTGGTGAAAATTCCCAATAGGAAGGTGTTTGAGACATCGGTGATCAACTTCTCGCATTACGGCATTAGGCGCATTGACTTGAAGGTGGGCGTGTCCTACGCCGAGGATCTGGAGCGCGTGCAGGAAGTGGTAAAAGAGGCTATGACCGGCATCAAAGGCATGATTGAAGGCAAAGAGGTGGAGGTGGTCTACACAGATTTCTCACCTAGCAGCATTGACTTTTTGGTGCGCTACTGGATCCACTACAAACGCCAAACCGACTTCGTCTACGCCAAGAGCGATGCCATCATCAAGATTAAAAAGGCTTTTGACGAGCAAAAGATTGAGATTCCGTTCCCTATCACCACGCTCAACTTTGGTGTGAAGGGCGGCAAAGACCTGTCCATACAAGTGAAAAACGGCCAATCCCATTCCCCCGAAACAGAATTGAAGGTGAACGCCTCAGAAGAGACGCCAAAAGAGAAAGGGGAGAACGGTTAA